A window of Nicotiana tabacum cultivar K326 chromosome 24, ASM71507v2, whole genome shotgun sequence contains these coding sequences:
- the LOC107759043 gene encoding uncharacterized protein LOC107759043: MTSNIAESLNAVTKDARELPLVQLLEYMRTLLERWTNKKLLNANGTFTYLGKKYNKELEDNRTLSQKMRVRGSTDYIHTVIDGVKLFIVCLQNKRYSFVQFQLDELPYPHVLAALRHRNESYENHCPSYYTMEILLYTYETPLDPLPDESKWDMPQYIA; this comes from the exons ATGACATCAAATATTGCAGAGTCCTTGAATGCGGTAACCAAAGATGCGAGAGAGCTTCCCTTAGTTCAACTATTAGAGTACATGAGGACTCTTCTTGAACGTTGGACTAATAAAAAGTTATTGAATGCAAATGGTACGTTCACATACCTTGgaaaaaaatacaacaaagagttgGAGGACAACAGGACATTATCGCAGAAGATGAGA GTGAGGGGTTCAACAGATTACATCCATACTGTGATAGATGGTGTGAAGCTCTTCATTGTTTGCCTTCAAAATAAGAGATATAGTTTTGTACAATTCCAGCTTGATGAACTTCCTTATCCACATGTTTTGGCGGCTTTGAGGCACAGGAACGAGTCTTATGAAAACCATTGTCCTTCTTATTACACGATGGAGATCCTTCTGTATACTTATGAAACACCATTAGACCCTCTACCTGATGAAAGCAAATGGGATATGCCACAATATATAGCATAA